In Armatimonadota bacterium, a single genomic region encodes these proteins:
- a CDS encoding TlpA disulfide reductase family protein has translation MKQTRWFVLAAVVVSSMVFAKGGPETLQGKTMPAFTMTTFGGQKVTSASLKGKPYILDFWATWCGPCKAASPLMQKLHATYGAKGLKVIGANMGEDPKSMKEALAYPKKHKYSYTFTKGNDALAGKLGVEGIPLFIFVDKTGKVAAVKTGYGPGADADFEATVKKLL, from the coding sequence ATGAAACAAACTCGTTGGTTCGTTCTTGCTGCCGTTGTTGTCTCCTCCATGGTTTTCGCCAAGGGTGGGCCCGAGACTCTGCAGGGCAAGACGATGCCGGCATTTACAATGACAACGTTCGGGGGACAAAAGGTTACCAGCGCGTCCCTCAAAGGCAAGCCCTACATCTTGGACTTCTGGGCAACTTGGTGCGGACCCTGCAAGGCAGCTTCACCTTTGATGCAAAAGCTCCACGCAACTTACGGGGCAAAGGGGCTGAAGGTCATTGGCGCAAACATGGGCGAAGACCCGAAGTCGATGAAAGAGGCACTTGCCTATCCGAAGAAGCACAAGTACAGTTACACCTTCACGAAGGGTAACGACGCACTTGCCGGAAAGCTTGGTGTAGAGGGAATTCCTTTGTTCATCTTCGTTGACAAGACCGGAAAGGTCGCCGCAGTGAAGACCGGCTACGGTCCGGGCGCAGACGCCGATTTCGAGGCCACTGTCAAGAAGCTTCTCTGA
- a CDS encoding nucleotide exchange factor GrpE: MDEPQVQEKLTDEQSAEQVEGDLNAISEAVAKLTEERDQIQDQLVRTMADFQNYKKRQQAEQAMVRQYATESLVMTLLPALDNFSRAVGAAENGGSMESLLTGVKAIDKQLRFILEQQGVQAMVSVGQPFDANIHEAIGTVATDEYEADTVVEEVATGYRMGDKVIRPATVRVSVKP, translated from the coding sequence ATGGACGAGCCACAGGTTCAAGAGAAACTTACCGACGAACAATCTGCCGAGCAAGTTGAAGGCGATTTGAACGCGATCTCAGAAGCCGTCGCCAAGCTCACCGAAGAGCGCGACCAGATTCAGGATCAGCTTGTTCGCACAATGGCGGACTTTCAGAATTACAAGAAGCGCCAGCAGGCCGAGCAAGCGATGGTGCGGCAGTACGCAACAGAATCCCTGGTCATGACCCTTCTGCCCGCTCTCGACAACTTCTCACGAGCCGTCGGGGCCGCTGAAAATGGCGGATCGATGGAGTCTCTCCTGACTGGAGTCAAAGCCATTGACAAGCAACTTCGCTTCATTCTCGAACAGCAAGGAGTTCAGGCGATGGTCTCGGTAGGCCAGCCGTTCGATGCCAACATTCATGAAGCAATCGGCACGGTTGCAACGGACGAGTACGAAGCAGACACCGTTGTTGAAGAAGTTGCGACCGGCTATCGGATGGGTGACAAGGTCATCCGTCCGGCAACGGTTCGCGTTTCGGTGAAGCCATGA
- a CDS encoding helix-turn-helix domain-containing protein, with protein MKSEVVLSEEQLKCLASPVRADVFETLKSKGRVSARELSTSMGMSAQTIYFHLNELLKVELVEVVERRAATKRPENVFAATALSYRFPEGQPDIEHLVLKSISATLRRVMRNFESHAHDSENAQILRTVICLSEEDLSIFKKMIFDALEFARDQRDDNATPRDFTMLLHRRD; from the coding sequence ATGAAAAGTGAAGTCGTGCTTTCGGAAGAACAGCTCAAGTGCCTGGCTTCGCCGGTACGAGCCGACGTGTTCGAGACTCTCAAGTCCAAGGGACGAGTTTCGGCTCGTGAGCTGAGCACCAGCATGGGAATGTCTGCCCAAACCATTTACTTCCACCTGAACGAACTCTTAAAGGTCGAACTCGTTGAAGTCGTCGAGCGAAGAGCTGCCACTAAGCGACCTGAGAACGTCTTTGCTGCGACTGCATTGTCCTACCGATTTCCTGAAGGGCAGCCGGACATCGAACACCTCGTCTTAAAGTCGATCTCTGCAACGCTTCGCCGGGTGATGCGAAACTTCGAGTCCCATGCGCATGACTCTGAAAATGCACAGATCTTGAGAACGGTGATCTGCCTTTCTGAGGAAGACTTGTCCATCTTCAAAAAAATGATCTTTGACGCGCTCGAGTTCGCCCGGGATCAGCGAGACGATAACGCAACCCCAAGGGACTTCACTATGCTTTTGCACCGTAGAGATTAA
- a CDS encoding type III pantothenate kinase: MLLAIDVGNSHTVFGLHDGNRWVDTWRHRTDIESTEDELAAWLKSMFEVADYEFETDKVVCASVVPGIDRTLKLLCQKYFGKELQFLTGSANHGVAVDYEPKSSVGADRIANALGALAIQNGPMIVVDFGTATTFDVIDSKNVYVGGAILAGPLTSLSALVKNTAKLPAIDLKAPEKAIGKTTSHSIASGVMFGYAGAINELIGRISSELQGKPLVIATGGLGEIFTELCDGIDAYNPMLTLEGLRLFAEKT; encoded by the coding sequence ATGCTCTTGGCGATTGATGTCGGTAACAGCCATACAGTCTTCGGACTGCACGACGGCAACCGCTGGGTGGATACTTGGCGACACCGAACCGACATTGAGTCCACCGAGGACGAACTTGCTGCTTGGCTTAAGTCGATGTTTGAAGTTGCGGACTACGAGTTTGAGACCGATAAGGTGGTGTGTGCTAGCGTCGTTCCAGGGATTGACCGAACGCTGAAGCTGCTCTGCCAGAAATACTTCGGCAAGGAACTGCAGTTCCTCACGGGGAGCGCGAACCACGGTGTGGCGGTTGATTATGAGCCAAAATCCAGCGTGGGAGCCGACCGGATTGCTAACGCACTTGGAGCGCTTGCCATTCAAAACGGGCCGATGATCGTGGTGGATTTTGGAACTGCAACAACCTTTGATGTTATTGACAGCAAAAACGTCTACGTTGGCGGTGCGATTCTCGCTGGCCCTCTGACCAGCCTCAGCGCGCTTGTGAAGAACACCGCGAAGTTACCTGCCATTGACCTCAAAGCTCCCGAAAAGGCGATCGGGAAGACGACCAGCCACAGCATCGCAAGCGGCGTTATGTTTGGGTATGCCGGTGCGATAAACGAACTCATCGGCCGAATTTCGTCCGAGCTTCAGGGAAAACCGTTGGTTATCGCCACCGGCGGTTTGGGAGAGATTTTCACTGAACTTTGCGACGGGATCGATGCGTATAACCCTATGCTGACCCTCGAGGGTCTGCGCCTTTTCGCCGAAAAGACATGA
- a CDS encoding phospholipase, whose product MVGAIAWGAILQGSGSPQGISAGKFEGPIVKRASLQYLVSVPEDYETARGKRYPLLLFLHGSGERGTNLELLKVHGPMKLAAAGKKFPFIVVAPQCPERRSWDADELIGLLNDLEKKFRVDRSREYLTGISMGGYGTWALVAAQPKRFAAIAPICGGGDPGSAASFAKVPTWVVHGDKDPAVPFTQSVAMVDAMKAAGASPIFTQVVGGTHDVWTEFYLKDEFYEWLLKFRRR is encoded by the coding sequence ATGGTTGGGGCGATTGCTTGGGGGGCGATTTTGCAGGGTTCCGGGAGTCCTCAGGGCATTTCGGCGGGGAAGTTTGAGGGGCCGATTGTTAAGCGGGCTTCGTTGCAGTACCTGGTTTCGGTTCCGGAGGATTATGAGACCGCGCGGGGGAAGCGGTATCCGTTGTTGCTGTTTTTGCACGGGTCGGGCGAGCGGGGGACGAACCTTGAGCTTTTGAAGGTTCATGGGCCGATGAAGCTGGCGGCGGCGGGGAAGAAATTTCCGTTTATTGTGGTTGCTCCGCAGTGTCCGGAGCGGCGGAGCTGGGATGCGGATGAGCTGATTGGGTTGTTGAACGACCTCGAGAAGAAGTTTCGGGTGGATCGGTCAAGGGAGTATTTGACCGGGATTAGCATGGGCGGGTACGGGACTTGGGCTTTGGTTGCGGCTCAGCCGAAGCGGTTTGCGGCGATTGCTCCGATTTGTGGAGGCGGGGACCCTGGTTCGGCGGCTTCTTTTGCCAAGGTTCCAACTTGGGTTGTGCACGGGGACAAGGATCCGGCGGTTCCGTTTACGCAGAGTGTGGCGATGGTGGACGCGATGAAGGCGGCGGGGGCATCACCGATCTTCACGCAGGTTGTGGGCGGGACCCACGACGTTTGGACGGAGTTCTATTTGAAAGACGAATTTTATGAGTGGTTGCTGAAGTTTCGGCGGCGGTGA
- a CDS encoding glycine C-acetyltransferase — MNSGFQSWLGEQLDQLKTDNLYKIPKILESPAGGRVKMNGKEVINLASNNYLGLANHPKVRQAALDAIEKWGVGAGAVRWIGGTMTVHQELEERLAAFKHTEAVLVFTGGFTANSGCIPAVLTNKDVVISDELNHASIIDGVRLSPAAYKKSEGWVYGHKDMNQLEECLKKANEKGFAKKLIITDGVFSMDGDIAPLPEIVALAEQYDAIVMVDDAHASGVLGKNGAGTASHFDLYGRVDIQLGTLSKALGVMGGYIAGSANLKDWLINRGRPYLFSTGHPPMVAAALIAALEIMENDPEPMERLWANTKWWKEALAAEGFDTMGSETPITPVYVGDEGDAQRMERMLWDEGVYALSILYPTVARGKARIRTMPSAAHTQADLEEALEAFKRVRAAL; from the coding sequence ATGAATTCTGGCTTCCAGTCCTGGCTCGGCGAACAGCTCGACCAACTCAAAACCGACAACCTCTATAAGATCCCCAAGATTCTTGAGAGCCCGGCGGGTGGTCGAGTCAAGATGAACGGAAAAGAGGTCATCAACCTCGCATCCAATAACTATCTTGGGCTGGCAAATCATCCGAAGGTTCGTCAAGCCGCTCTGGATGCCATCGAGAAGTGGGGTGTTGGCGCCGGAGCCGTTCGCTGGATCGGCGGAACGATGACCGTGCACCAAGAACTCGAAGAGCGACTTGCCGCCTTCAAGCACACCGAGGCAGTTCTGGTGTTCACAGGCGGTTTCACCGCAAACAGCGGCTGCATTCCTGCAGTTCTGACGAATAAAGACGTTGTCATCAGTGATGAGCTTAATCACGCCTCGATCATCGACGGCGTGCGCCTCTCGCCTGCGGCGTACAAAAAGTCGGAAGGGTGGGTTTACGGGCATAAGGACATGAACCAGCTTGAGGAGTGCCTCAAGAAAGCGAACGAAAAGGGGTTCGCCAAGAAACTGATCATTACGGACGGAGTCTTCTCAATGGACGGCGACATCGCTCCGCTGCCGGAGATCGTCGCGCTTGCCGAGCAGTACGACGCCATCGTCATGGTTGACGACGCTCACGCCAGCGGAGTCCTCGGAAAGAATGGCGCCGGAACCGCGTCACACTTCGACCTCTACGGCCGAGTGGATATCCAACTCGGAACCCTTTCGAAGGCACTCGGCGTTATGGGCGGCTACATCGCTGGTTCGGCGAACCTGAAAGACTGGCTCATCAACCGGGGCAGACCGTACTTATTCAGCACAGGCCACCCGCCGATGGTCGCCGCTGCTTTGATCGCCGCACTGGAGATCATGGAGAACGATCCCGAACCAATGGAACGGCTTTGGGCAAACACTAAGTGGTGGAAAGAGGCGCTTGCTGCCGAAGGATTCGACACAATGGGTAGCGAAACCCCGATCACCCCGGTCTACGTGGGCGATGAAGGCGACGCCCAGCGGATGGAGCGAATGCTGTGGGACGAAGGCGTGTATGCCCTCTCGATTTTGTATCCGACGGTTGCAAGAGGCAAAGCTCGAATCCGAACCATGCCCTCAGCGGCTCACACGCAGGCGGACTTGGAAGAGGCTTTGGAAGCGTTCAAGCGAGTTCGGGCTGCTCTGTAG
- a CDS encoding glycosyl hydrolase, whose protein sequence is MFTTAVAVASILLGKQQSPKFCPIGLAVGIGNGQGEEAFLGALREQIRLGVPQINISIKWQDLENQEPFNLKMVQDQLGLAKFIGADIHVTFTAINTSTKSMPPDLGTLPLGNAQTQQRWEEALLKVVKVLPKNIKSLALGNEVDVYFNEHKDELPAWNDMMKTSRALLRGAGITAPIGVITTYDGAKRHPELVRQLQQPWDIFMTTYYPLDQAFSVLPMSEVPSHFKTLDSFAGSKPLYITEFGCPASEVNKSSEDIQAAFVDAAFAEIKKRPNIKLASYFLQADFSTQMVDVFEYYYKIKDDRFRAYLSSLGLRNVDGKPRKAHKHFRKNLNDWLGELE, encoded by the coding sequence ATGTTTACTACCGCCGTCGCCGTCGCTTCTATCCTGCTGGGCAAACAACAGTCGCCAAAATTCTGTCCCATCGGCCTCGCCGTCGGAATTGGTAACGGCCAAGGCGAAGAAGCCTTCCTTGGTGCGCTCCGCGAGCAGATCCGCCTTGGCGTTCCTCAGATCAATATTAGTATCAAGTGGCAAGACCTGGAAAACCAAGAGCCTTTTAACCTAAAAATGGTTCAAGATCAGCTTGGACTCGCCAAGTTTATCGGAGCAGATATTCACGTCACGTTCACCGCCATCAACACGAGCACAAAGTCGATGCCACCCGATCTGGGGACCCTCCCGCTCGGGAACGCTCAGACGCAACAACGCTGGGAAGAGGCACTGCTCAAGGTTGTCAAAGTCCTACCCAAGAACATCAAGTCTTTGGCACTTGGAAACGAAGTTGATGTGTACTTCAACGAGCACAAAGACGAACTACCCGCCTGGAACGACATGATGAAGACCTCCCGTGCGCTGCTCCGCGGAGCCGGGATCACCGCACCTATTGGTGTCATCACCACCTACGACGGAGCCAAGCGACACCCCGAACTGGTCAGGCAGCTCCAGCAACCGTGGGACATCTTCATGACCACTTACTACCCCCTCGACCAGGCTTTCTCCGTTCTACCTATGAGCGAGGTTCCGAGCCACTTCAAAACCCTAGATTCTTTCGCCGGCAGTAAGCCGCTCTACATCACCGAGTTTGGCTGCCCAGCCTCCGAAGTCAACAAGAGCAGTGAAGATATCCAGGCCGCATTCGTCGACGCAGCATTCGCTGAGATCAAAAAGAGACCGAACATCAAACTCGCCAGCTACTTCCTCCAAGCCGACTTCTCCACCCAAATGGTGGATGTGTTTGAGTACTATTATAAGATCAAAGACGATCGATTCCGCGCCTACCTGAGCTCGCTCGGACTGCGAAACGTGGACGGTAAACCGAGAAAAGCCCACAAGCACTTCCGAAAGAACCTCAACGACTGGCTGGGAGAACTGGAGTAG
- the glmM gene encoding phosphoglucosamine mutase yields MSRKFFGTDGIRGVANQKLTAEIALNLGMAAGRYLIETGETRRVVIGRDTRKSGPMLGMALAAGFNAAGVDVVAVGVAPTPAVSFAARTGDFGMGIIISASHNPFPDNGIKLVGHDGCKLRDDVELRIEQLMEETFERPVAGGVGAFSQAPELLGAYADMLVGLIPGGLDGMKVAVDGSHGAAYALGPEVLRRLGAEIVVCGDAPDGVNINEFGGATKPEVVQELTKKSGSIVGVAFDGDADRAVFSDGQGRLINGDRTIGIWAEHAQAQGRLQPATVIGTVMSNGGFEHYMALNGIHVERTPVGDKYVAQKIAETGALIGGEQSGHIIFPNHGPTGDGLITCLELLKVFKESGRDATSYYDAYEPWPQLLVNMEVADRSTWNDGELVMTALENASKDLAGHGRINVRASGTQPIVRVMVEADSYDLRDLVAASVVGAITKEAGGKIYSRVDLTHALGD; encoded by the coding sequence ATGAGCCGTAAATTCTTCGGCACCGACGGAATTCGCGGAGTTGCCAACCAGAAGCTGACAGCCGAGATCGCACTGAACCTGGGAATGGCGGCAGGCCGCTATCTCATCGAAACCGGCGAAACCCGTAGAGTCGTGATTGGCAGGGACACGCGCAAGTCAGGTCCCATGCTCGGAATGGCCCTGGCCGCAGGATTCAATGCTGCAGGAGTCGATGTGGTCGCCGTGGGTGTAGCACCAACTCCTGCCGTTTCGTTCGCGGCTCGGACTGGCGATTTTGGAATGGGGATTATCATTTCGGCGTCCCACAATCCCTTCCCTGACAACGGGATCAAACTCGTTGGGCACGACGGCTGCAAACTCCGGGACGATGTTGAATTGCGGATTGAGCAGCTGATGGAGGAGACCTTCGAGCGCCCAGTTGCTGGTGGAGTTGGTGCGTTCTCCCAGGCTCCGGAGTTGTTGGGTGCCTATGCTGACATGCTAGTCGGCCTGATTCCAGGAGGGCTTGACGGAATGAAAGTCGCTGTCGATGGTTCGCACGGGGCCGCATACGCCCTAGGGCCAGAAGTGCTTCGACGCCTAGGAGCTGAGATCGTCGTCTGTGGCGATGCTCCAGACGGGGTGAACATCAACGAATTCGGCGGAGCCACGAAGCCAGAAGTCGTCCAAGAACTCACCAAGAAGAGCGGCAGCATAGTCGGCGTCGCCTTTGACGGCGATGCAGATCGCGCTGTGTTTTCGGATGGCCAGGGCCGCCTCATCAATGGCGACCGAACGATTGGAATCTGGGCCGAGCACGCACAAGCCCAAGGCAGGTTGCAACCAGCCACGGTCATCGGAACCGTGATGTCTAACGGCGGATTCGAGCACTACATGGCCCTCAATGGCATCCACGTCGAGAGAACCCCAGTTGGGGATAAGTACGTCGCTCAAAAGATCGCCGAAACTGGCGCGCTGATCGGTGGCGAGCAAAGCGGCCACATCATCTTCCCAAACCACGGCCCAACTGGGGACGGCCTCATCACCTGTCTGGAGCTTCTAAAGGTCTTTAAGGAATCAGGCCGGGATGCGACAAGCTATTACGATGCCTACGAGCCTTGGCCCCAGCTCCTGGTCAACATGGAAGTCGCGGATCGTTCTACCTGGAACGATGGGGAGCTAGTGATGACTGCCCTTGAGAACGCCAGTAAGGATCTTGCTGGTCACGGTCGCATCAACGTTCGAGCGAGCGGAACTCAGCCAATTGTGCGGGTTATGGTGGAGGCCGATAGTTACGACCTTCGCGACCTGGTTGCGGCGAGTGTTGTTGGTGCGATCACCAAAGAAGCAGGCGGCAAGATATACAGCCGGGTAGATTTGACTCATGCTCTTGGCGATTGA
- the pheT gene encoding phenylalanine--tRNA ligase subunit beta, with the protein MKFPYSMLRDFVETNLDAHQIGDLLTMAGFELEGIEEVGDEFVLDIKVMSNRGDGLSVFGLSREVLAKDLDSKPTELYDEAAGRFANSGKREAGSSLPRNAATIDSADCRRFAVCGFEGVNAKAESPAWMQKRLDACGMRPISLLVDLTNYVMLELGQPLHAFDRTRLAEGRLVVRHAKPGENLTTLNGEEHDLDGQMMICDAVKPVGVPGVMGGLETEVTESTTSLLLESANFVNKVVRKTRKQLGLNTEASYRFERSVDPDGVTAATRRFTDLLLQVQPSVQVSEILDLYPQPPTPEKVTLRVGRASMLLGMEITPDQAENYLSRLGMSIQRVGDDLKVTPPSWRPDIIREEDLVEELGRVHGYDRIPEALPFGSTPIGGSRGKELVKDRFRESLLRSGLTQIISHSLRSVHPLDEPCERVAPRQPASPEHDTLRSSLLPCLADAARRNGGKDLHLFEMGKVFYQHEGQFGETLYAAILIQGNLVPPQRQGEKVPQADFFSAKSILDDAFVSLGVSDQLVLKSFDPGEDQRFHPTRTAAIYVGETHVGTLAQIHPQAAKETGLEQTTILAELALDWLIDSVTPRLNIKSISRNPATRRDIAVLVDKSTSFRELESAIRAAGGELLEKHWLFDVFEGAGIPEGKHSLGIGLQFRKHGENFTDEEGNQVRDLIVAELAKLGATLR; encoded by the coding sequence ATGAAGTTCCCCTATTCGATGCTCCGCGACTTTGTCGAGACGAATCTCGACGCTCATCAGATCGGCGATTTGCTGACGATGGCGGGGTTTGAGCTTGAGGGCATCGAAGAAGTTGGCGACGAATTCGTGCTCGACATCAAGGTGATGTCCAATCGCGGAGATGGACTCTCTGTCTTCGGCCTATCGCGTGAGGTTCTTGCGAAGGATCTTGACTCTAAGCCAACAGAGTTGTATGACGAGGCGGCTGGGCGTTTTGCAAACAGCGGGAAGCGAGAAGCGGGAAGTTCGTTGCCTAGGAACGCTGCGACCATTGATTCGGCCGATTGCCGGCGGTTCGCGGTTTGCGGATTCGAGGGAGTGAACGCCAAAGCAGAAAGCCCGGCTTGGATGCAGAAACGATTGGACGCCTGTGGAATGCGACCAATTTCCCTACTGGTTGACCTAACGAACTACGTGATGCTTGAGCTTGGTCAGCCGCTTCACGCCTTCGACCGAACCAGGCTCGCCGAGGGTCGTCTCGTTGTTCGGCATGCAAAGCCAGGCGAAAACCTCACCACACTGAACGGCGAAGAGCACGACCTGGACGGTCAGATGATGATATGCGATGCCGTCAAACCAGTTGGCGTCCCAGGCGTGATGGGAGGACTGGAAACCGAAGTTACGGAGTCGACCACTTCGCTCTTGCTCGAAAGCGCGAACTTCGTCAACAAAGTCGTTCGAAAGACGCGGAAACAGCTGGGGCTAAACACCGAGGCTTCGTACCGTTTTGAGCGCTCAGTTGACCCGGACGGCGTCACTGCCGCAACCCGACGCTTTACTGACCTGCTTTTGCAGGTCCAACCTAGCGTCCAGGTTTCGGAAATCCTTGACCTGTATCCTCAACCACCGACACCTGAAAAGGTGACTTTGCGAGTCGGCCGAGCTTCGATGCTTCTCGGAATGGAAATCACCCCGGATCAAGCAGAGAACTACCTTTCACGCCTGGGAATGAGCATTCAGCGAGTCGGAGATGATCTCAAAGTCACGCCGCCTTCGTGGCGGCCCGACATCATCCGCGAAGAAGATCTGGTTGAAGAACTTGGGCGGGTTCACGGCTACGATCGTATTCCGGAAGCTCTTCCTTTCGGAAGCACGCCAATCGGCGGATCGCGCGGCAAGGAATTGGTCAAAGACCGCTTCCGAGAGTCTTTGTTGCGAAGTGGACTCACTCAGATCATCTCCCACTCGCTGCGCTCGGTCCACCCGCTTGACGAGCCCTGCGAACGGGTCGCTCCTCGCCAGCCGGCTTCCCCAGAGCACGATACTCTCCGATCCTCCCTGCTTCCCTGCCTGGCGGACGCGGCTCGCAGAAACGGCGGAAAAGATCTCCATCTGTTCGAGATGGGAAAAGTGTTCTACCAGCACGAAGGTCAGTTTGGCGAGACGCTTTATGCGGCGATCTTAATCCAGGGGAATCTGGTTCCGCCTCAGCGTCAGGGCGAGAAGGTGCCACAAGCGGACTTCTTTAGTGCCAAGTCGATTCTTGACGATGCCTTCGTTTCCCTCGGAGTTTCGGATCAGCTCGTATTGAAATCGTTTGATCCGGGTGAGGATCAGCGGTTCCACCCGACCCGAACGGCGGCTATTTATGTCGGCGAAACCCATGTGGGAACGCTAGCGCAAATTCATCCCCAGGCAGCCAAGGAAACTGGACTAGAACAGACGACAATATTAGCCGAGCTCGCTCTCGATTGGTTGATCGACAGCGTTACGCCTCGATTAAACATCAAGAGCATTAGCCGTAATCCGGCGACGCGGCGGGATATCGCTGTGCTCGTCGACAAGTCGACGTCGTTCAGGGAACTTGAAAGTGCAATCCGGGCAGCGGGAGGCGAACTGCTGGAGAAGCACTGGCTCTTCGACGTCTTCGAAGGCGCCGGCATTCCGGAAGGCAAACACTCCCTCGGAATCGGACTCCAGTTCCGTAAGCACGGTGAGAACTTTACAGATGAGGAAGGGAACCAGGTGCGCGACTTGATCGTGGCGGAGCTTGCAAAGCTTGGGGCGACACTGCGGTAA
- a CDS encoding serine hydrolase domain-containing protein, with amino-acid sequence MRIIKSLLGLFLVVGVVSACRAPVAEGSLLEEVIQVMNSKDQATIEKFLQSKADSSVPLVDRVKGMMMIAERGAPFTLKRVVSESGGQLKALVSDARGLEHGFVLTLSPGSTAKMVRLNVGPPEILEAKPVRTYAGWKTLAELCELVRADAKAPALAVATSRDGKIDIAVAGTRSLNNRVKVGPDEPWSIGSIGKSLCTTVIGKLIESGKLKWETKLGEVLPDVPMQPAYREVTVEQLMQNRSGVPSDLRFDRETVDRMIGGETEPTKVRLLYAKDLLNRQPTSTPGTAFEYSNGGFAILGVIAEKVTGVAYEKLVKTYVFNSLKLKSSFTNTDTLPKSRPSGHMMTPNGLEEANFFGVLDVMTASAGGGMFMSVGDLARYGQAHLDGLKGKGGLLKPETIKRLHKGLPDGTGRGYACGWGIETVPGIGLMHGHNGSNGTMEAQLSLFPEKGMVVVSVMNVGSPMRPAPPLSAVLAVAAKN; translated from the coding sequence ATGCGAATCATCAAGTCCCTTCTTGGTCTATTTCTGGTCGTCGGAGTCGTCTCTGCCTGTCGTGCCCCGGTCGCGGAGGGATCGCTGCTCGAGGAAGTGATCCAAGTGATGAACTCGAAAGATCAAGCAACGATTGAAAAGTTCCTTCAGTCGAAAGCAGACTCCTCCGTTCCGCTCGTGGATCGGGTGAAGGGCATGATGATGATCGCTGAGCGCGGGGCGCCGTTCACCTTAAAGCGGGTCGTTTCTGAGTCCGGGGGACAACTGAAGGCACTAGTCTCAGACGCGCGAGGCTTGGAGCACGGATTCGTCTTAACCCTTTCACCAGGATCGACGGCGAAGATGGTGCGCCTCAACGTTGGCCCCCCGGAGATTCTTGAAGCGAAGCCTGTCAGGACTTACGCGGGGTGGAAGACATTGGCCGAGCTTTGCGAACTGGTTCGAGCTGACGCCAAGGCTCCTGCATTAGCCGTTGCCACTTCACGAGATGGAAAGATTGACATTGCGGTGGCTGGTACCCGGAGTCTAAACAATCGAGTCAAAGTGGGGCCTGATGAACCATGGAGCATTGGCTCAATAGGGAAGTCGCTCTGCACGACCGTGATTGGCAAATTGATCGAATCTGGAAAACTCAAGTGGGAAACCAAACTCGGTGAAGTGTTGCCAGATGTTCCGATGCAGCCTGCATATCGAGAGGTCACCGTCGAACAACTGATGCAAAATCGTAGCGGAGTTCCATCTGATCTGCGCTTCGACAGGGAGACCGTGGACAGGATGATCGGGGGAGAGACAGAACCAACCAAGGTGAGGCTTCTGTACGCGAAGGATCTACTCAATCGGCAGCCAACGAGCACACCGGGCACGGCCTTTGAGTATTCGAATGGCGGTTTTGCGATCTTAGGGGTAATCGCTGAGAAGGTGACAGGCGTTGCCTACGAAAAACTAGTCAAGACGTACGTCTTCAATTCTCTCAAGTTGAAGAGTAGTTTTACAAACACGGATACCCTGCCAAAGAGCCGTCCGAGCGGGCACATGATGACACCTAACGGGTTAGAAGAGGCTAATTTCTTCGGAGTTCTCGACGTCATGACAGCTTCAGCCGGCGGAGGGATGTTCATGTCAGTCGGGGACTTAGCTCGTTACGGTCAGGCTCACTTGGATGGTTTGAAAGGGAAAGGCGGCCTGTTAAAGCCGGAGACGATCAAACGTCTACACAAGGGGTTGCCCGATGGGACTGGCCGCGGCTACGCATGTGGTTGGGGGATTGAGACAGTTCCCGGCATCGGGTTGATGCATGGCCACAACGGCTCGAACGGAACCATGGAAGCCCAACTATCTCTTTTCCCTGAGAAGGGAATGGTGGTTGTTTCGGTTATGAACGTTGGGAGCCCAATGCGTCCAGCTCCCCCGTTAAGCGCGGTGCTGGCGGTGGCCGCGAAAAACTAG